The proteins below are encoded in one region of Scylla paramamosain isolate STU-SP2022 chromosome 8, ASM3559412v1, whole genome shotgun sequence:
- the LOC135102829 gene encoding equilibrative nucleoside transporter 1-like, whose protein sequence is MQVCLSQIPNFIFLFINALFSHKIPQRIRLLASLTLMILLFCITTVFTQVDTSEWQIGFFALTMTVIILINSAGAIFQGGLFGVAGMFPEKYITAVVSGQALGGVFASGARIVSLSVGAKDENSAFIYFMIAVIVMIFTLLAYLFMSKTDFYKHYTNCQKPEKGSDDAPQAERTFSEQVQIFKEIWPLGVSVWGVFAVTLGAFPALCVKIISTAEDETWSQVYFQPVVTFLLFNVGDYIGRQVAGFMMWVSVLPSLTLFYGLQTRWSNL, encoded by the exons ATGCAAGTCTGCCTTTCTCAGATACCCAACTTTATATTCCTATTTATTAATGCACTCTTCAGTCACAA GATCCCCCAGCGAATCAGGCTCCTGGCTTCCTTGACGTTAATGATCCTGCTTTTCTGCATCACCACTGTATTCACCCAAGTGGATACCAGTGAGTGGCAAATTGGCTTCTTCGCCCTAACCATGACTGTCATCATCCTTATCAACA GTGCTGGTGCCATTTTTCAAGGTGGCCTGTTTGGTGTGGCAGGAATGTTTCCCGAGAAGTACATAACTGCTGTGGTGTCAGGCCAGGCCCTTGGAGGTGTGTTTGCTTCAGGTGCACGGATTGTATCTCTCTCAGTGGGAGCAAAGGATGAAAATTCTGCATTCATTTACTTCATGATTGCTGTCATCGTCATGATTTTCACTCTGCTggcttatttattcatgtcaaAAACA GATTTCTACAAGCACTATACCAATTGCCAAAAGCCTGAAAAAGGATCTGATGATGCCCCTCAAGCTGAAAGGACCTTTAGTGAGCAGGTCCAGATATTTAAGGAGATTTGGCCACTGGGAGTATCCGTGTGGGGTGTATTTGCTGTCACACTTGGTGCCTTTCCAGCTCTGTGTGTCAAAATTATTTCCACTGCAGAAGATGAAACTTGGTCAC agGTGTATTTCCAGCCAGTTGTTACCTTCCTTTTGTTCAATGTTGGTGACTACATTGGACGTCAAGTGGCTGGGTTTATGATGTGGGTGAGTGTCTTACCTTCATTGACATTGTTTTATGGTCTTCAGACTAGATGGAGTAACTTGTAA